A stretch of the Dyella telluris genome encodes the following:
- the greA gene encoding transcription elongation factor GreA, which yields MSRAPITKAGSERLRGELEKLKSTDRPNIIAAIAEARAHGDLKENAEYHAAREQQSFIEGRIAALEALLSTAEVIDVSRLAAGNRVVFGATVDLEDEDSGEAVTYQIVGDLEADIKLRLIAVSSPIARALIGKSEGDSFEFTAPNGVKHYEITGVRYEA from the coding sequence ATGAGTCGTGCGCCTATTACCAAGGCGGGTTCGGAGCGTCTGCGCGGTGAGCTGGAAAAGCTGAAGTCCACGGATCGGCCGAACATCATCGCGGCCATCGCCGAGGCACGTGCGCACGGCGACCTCAAGGAGAACGCGGAGTATCACGCCGCACGCGAGCAGCAGAGCTTCATCGAGGGGCGTATCGCCGCCCTGGAAGCCCTGCTGTCCACGGCGGAAGTGATCGATGTGAGTCGTCTTGCAGCCGGCAATCGCGTGGTGTTCGGTGCAACCGTTGATCTGGAAGACGAGGACAGCGGCGAAGCCGTGACCTACCAGATCGTGGGTGACCTGGAAGCCGACATCAAGCTGCGCCTGATTGCGGTGTCCTCGCCCATCGCGCGTGCCCTGATCGGCAAGAGCGAAGGCGACAGCTTCGAGTTCACCGCGCCGAATGGCGTGAAGCACTACGAGATCACGGGCGTGCGTTACGAGGCCTGA
- the ykgO gene encoding type B 50S ribosomal protein L36: MKVLSSLKSAKSRHRDCKVVRRRGKVFVICKSNPRFKARQR; the protein is encoded by the coding sequence GTGAAGGTGCTTTCCTCTTTGAAGTCCGCCAAGTCGCGGCACCGTGACTGCAAGGTTGTGCGTCGTCGCGGCAAGGTGTTCGTGATCTGCAAGAGCAACCCGCGTTTCAAGGCTCGTCAGCGCTAA
- a CDS encoding LysR family transcriptional regulator, producing MFDFRQLRYFVTVAEELSFTRAAQRLYISQPPLSQQIQSLENDLGVRLLERNKRNVSLTEPGKLFLEQARQILDKAEEARAQMADAATGFSGKLRLAYTVSVTFHPALPQTLLRYRSFAPQVRLILSEMYTEQQYAALLAGELDVGFVRDEPEHPGMARHLRLDVIDREPLLLALPANHPLAGRDSIWLREVAMEAFVVQPRELAATLYDRLAQIAAKANFHPLIRQHAQQINGLLVLVAAGMGLALVPASMRSVNLPGVKYLQLEDPDAYMLLALASRADDPSPVVRRFLSAMTEPE from the coding sequence ATGTTCGACTTCCGTCAGCTTCGTTACTTTGTAACAGTCGCAGAAGAGCTCAGCTTCACGCGGGCGGCCCAGCGCCTGTACATCTCGCAACCCCCTCTTTCCCAGCAGATTCAGTCACTTGAGAACGATCTGGGGGTGCGGCTACTGGAGCGCAACAAGCGCAACGTTTCCCTGACTGAACCGGGCAAGCTGTTCCTGGAACAGGCCCGACAGATTCTGGACAAGGCCGAGGAAGCCCGCGCCCAGATGGCCGATGCGGCCACCGGCTTCAGCGGCAAGCTGCGACTGGCCTACACCGTGTCGGTGACCTTCCACCCCGCCCTGCCCCAGACGCTTCTTCGCTATCGCAGTTTCGCGCCACAGGTGCGCCTGATCCTGAGCGAGATGTACACCGAGCAGCAGTACGCGGCCCTGCTGGCCGGTGAGCTGGACGTGGGCTTCGTGCGCGATGAGCCGGAACACCCCGGCATGGCCAGGCACCTACGGCTGGACGTGATCGACCGCGAACCCCTGCTGCTTGCCCTGCCCGCCAACCACCCGCTGGCCGGGCGCGACAGCATCTGGCTACGGGAGGTGGCCATGGAGGCCTTCGTGGTGCAGCCGCGCGAGCTGGCAGCCACCCTGTATGACCGCCTGGCGCAGATTGCCGCCAAGGCCAACTTCCATCCCTTGATCCGCCAGCACGCCCAGCAGATCAACGGCCTGCTGGTGCTGGTGGCAGCGGGCATGGGGCTCGCCCTAGTGCCGGCGTCCATGCGCTCGGTGAACCTGCCCGGCGTGAAATACCTGCAGCTGGAAGACCCGGACGCCTATATGCTGCTGGCCCTGGCCAGTCGTGCCGACGACCCCAGCCCAGTGGTCCGCCGCTTCCTGAGTGCCATGACCGAGCCGGAGTGA
- a CDS encoding NADPH-dependent 2,4-dienoyl-CoA reductase: protein MNFPRLFSPLDLGHTTLPNRILMGSMHTGLEDKSSDYDKLAAYFAERARGGVGLMVTGGIAPSIQGWLKPFGGRLSMPWHVARHRKLTRAVHAEGGKLCMQILHAGRYGYHPLSVAPSKIKSPITPFTPRGLSTRGVVRTISDFVRCAKLAQDAGYDGVEVMGSEGYLINQFLTARTNQRSDAWGGDAAKRMRFPVEIVRRTREAVGRDFIIIYRLSMLDLVENGQDWSEIVTLAKAIEAAGASIINTGIGWHEARVPTIVTSVPRAGFAWVTKKLKGEVSIPLITTNRINMPEVAEQVLAAGEADMVSMARPLLADPEWPNKAKAGRSERINTCIACNQACLDHVFKSRRASCLLNPRACHETELRIEPAIVRKKIAVVGAGPAGLACASTLAERGHAVTLIDKASEIGGQFNYAKRIPGKEEFHETLRYFRHRLDDTGVSVKLGQTADASTLAADGHDEVVVATGITPRRVHFPGSDDPRVLSYLDVLAHNKPVGARVAIIGAGGIGFDVAEFLVEQQPSATTDVTRWTREWGVDMQLAERGGLVPPKPEAPERQVWLLQRSEGRPGARLNKTTGWVHRATLKAKRVSMLGGVSYERFDDEGLHITVDGQTQVLPVDNVIICAGQEPNRALADALTAAGMKAHVIGGADVAAELDAKRAIDQGTRLAATL, encoded by the coding sequence ATGAACTTCCCTCGCCTGTTCTCCCCGCTCGACCTGGGGCACACCACCCTGCCCAACCGAATCCTGATGGGCTCGATGCATACGGGCCTGGAGGACAAATCCAGCGACTACGACAAGCTTGCCGCGTACTTTGCCGAACGCGCGCGCGGCGGCGTGGGGCTGATGGTCACCGGTGGCATTGCCCCGAGCATCCAGGGCTGGCTCAAACCGTTTGGCGGCCGGCTCTCCATGCCATGGCATGTGGCGCGCCACCGCAAGCTCACGCGCGCCGTACATGCCGAAGGCGGCAAGTTGTGCATGCAGATCCTGCACGCGGGACGCTACGGCTACCACCCGCTGTCGGTAGCGCCGTCGAAGATCAAATCGCCGATTACCCCGTTCACGCCTCGCGGCCTGTCTACCCGCGGCGTCGTGCGCACCATCAGTGACTTCGTGCGCTGCGCGAAACTCGCACAGGACGCCGGTTACGACGGCGTCGAGGTGATGGGCTCGGAAGGCTATCTGATCAACCAGTTCCTCACCGCCCGCACCAACCAGCGCAGCGATGCCTGGGGCGGTGACGCGGCGAAACGCATGCGGTTTCCCGTGGAAATCGTGCGCCGCACGCGTGAAGCGGTGGGCCGCGATTTCATCATCATCTATCGCCTGTCGATGCTCGACCTGGTGGAAAACGGGCAGGACTGGAGCGAAATCGTGACACTGGCCAAGGCCATCGAAGCGGCTGGCGCCAGCATCATCAACACCGGCATCGGCTGGCACGAGGCACGCGTCCCCACCATTGTCACCAGCGTGCCGCGTGCAGGCTTTGCGTGGGTCACGAAGAAGCTCAAGGGCGAGGTATCCATCCCGCTGATCACCACCAACCGCATCAACATGCCGGAGGTGGCCGAGCAGGTGCTCGCCGCCGGCGAGGCGGACATGGTGTCGATGGCGCGCCCGCTGCTGGCCGATCCGGAATGGCCCAACAAGGCGAAGGCCGGCCGCAGCGAACGCATCAATACCTGCATTGCCTGCAACCAGGCCTGCCTCGACCACGTATTCAAGAGCCGGCGCGCAAGCTGCCTGCTCAACCCGCGCGCCTGCCATGAAACGGAGTTGCGCATCGAACCGGCGATTGTCCGCAAGAAGATCGCCGTGGTCGGCGCCGGCCCCGCCGGCCTGGCCTGCGCGAGCACCCTCGCCGAGCGCGGCCATGCCGTGACGCTGATCGACAAGGCCAGCGAGATCGGCGGCCAGTTCAACTACGCCAAGCGCATTCCCGGCAAGGAAGAATTCCACGAGACGCTGCGCTATTTCCGTCACCGGCTGGACGACACCGGCGTGTCGGTAAAGCTTGGCCAGACGGCCGACGCCTCCACGCTTGCTGCCGATGGCCACGACGAGGTGGTGGTCGCCACCGGCATTACGCCCCGTCGCGTGCACTTCCCGGGCAGCGATGATCCGCGCGTACTGAGTTACCTCGACGTGCTCGCGCACAACAAGCCGGTCGGCGCGCGCGTCGCCATCATTGGCGCGGGCGGCATCGGTTTCGACGTCGCCGAGTTCCTGGTCGAACAGCAACCCTCTGCCACCACCGACGTCACCCGCTGGACGCGCGAATGGGGCGTGGACATGCAACTGGCCGAACGCGGCGGACTGGTACCGCCAAAGCCGGAGGCACCCGAGCGCCAGGTGTGGCTGCTCCAGCGCTCCGAGGGTCGCCCCGGCGCCCGCCTCAACAAGACCACCGGCTGGGTGCATCGCGCCACGCTCAAAGCCAAGCGCGTCAGCATGCTCGGCGGCGTCAGCTACGAACGCTTCGACGACGAAGGCCTGCACATCACGGTCGACGGCCAGACGCAGGTGCTGCCGGTGGACAACGTGATCATCTGCGCGGGACAGGAACCCAATCGCGCCCTGGCCGATGCATTGACGGCGGCCGGCATGAAGGCCCATGTCATCGGCGGGGCCGATGTGGCAGCCGAACTGGATGCCAAGCGCGCCATCGACCAGGGCACCCGCCTCGCTGCCACGCTCTGA
- a CDS encoding acyl-CoA-binding protein translates to MTDLRRDFEQAAEDIQQLGQRPDNDTLLKLYALYKQGSEGDVHGEQPGFFDFVGTAKYEAWAHLRGVSEDNAMQRYIELVQDLLS, encoded by the coding sequence ATGACCGATCTGCGTCGCGATTTCGAACAAGCCGCCGAAGACATCCAGCAGCTTGGCCAGCGACCGGACAACGACACCCTGCTCAAACTCTATGCCCTGTACAAGCAGGGTTCCGAAGGCGATGTCCACGGCGAGCAGCCGGGCTTTTTCGACTTCGTCGGCACTGCCAAGTACGAGGCTTGGGCGCACCTGCGCGGCGTGTCCGAAGACAATGCCATGCAACGCTACATCGAGCTGGTACAGGATCTGCTGAGCTGA
- the cmk gene encoding (d)CMP kinase produces MTSSSSVPVLTIDGPSGSGKGTISRKVAEKLGWRLLDSGALYRAVGYAAGMEGLDLSDVDAMTRCAQTTKIRFRATTDGSDTRVVVNGHDATDELRTETAGAAASAIASIPSVRQALVDMQLAFRKAPGLVADGRDMGTVIFPDAPFKVFLTASAAERAKRRYKQLKEKGLSVTLATLQHEIEARDARDASRTVAPLKPAADAVFIDTTGMGIDDVVAKVLAVVQS; encoded by the coding sequence ATGACCTCGTCCTCGTCCGTCCCCGTACTTACCATCGACGGACCTTCCGGGTCGGGCAAGGGCACCATCAGTCGCAAGGTGGCTGAGAAACTGGGTTGGCGGCTGCTGGATTCCGGCGCCCTGTACCGGGCGGTGGGCTATGCGGCAGGCATGGAGGGGTTGGACCTCTCCGATGTGGATGCCATGACCCGCTGTGCCCAGACCACCAAGATCCGCTTCCGTGCCACCACGGATGGCAGCGACACCCGGGTGGTGGTGAACGGGCACGACGCCACCGACGAACTGCGTACCGAAACGGCCGGCGCGGCGGCCTCGGCCATTGCCTCGATTCCTTCGGTGCGTCAGGCACTTGTGGATATGCAGCTGGCCTTCCGCAAGGCCCCGGGCCTGGTGGCGGACGGCCGGGACATGGGCACGGTGATCTTCCCGGATGCCCCGTTCAAGGTATTCCTTACGGCCAGCGCCGCCGAAAGGGCGAAAAGGCGCTATAAGCAGTTGAAGGAAAAGGGTCTGAGCGTTACACTTGCTACCCTTCAGCACGAGATCGAAGCGCGTGACGCCCGTGATGCCTCACGGACAGTCGCGCCGCTCAAGCCGGCCGCGGATGCGGTTTTCATCGATACCACCGGCATGGGCATCGACGATGTCGTCGCGAAAGTATTGGCTGTCGTGCAGTCCTGA
- the rpsA gene encoding 30S ribosomal protein S1: MTESFAELFEQSQQAISKLKPGAIVTGIVVEIRNDVVVINAGLKSEGIVPIEQFKDESGELEVQVGDEVKVALDALEDGFGETKLSREKAKRSMVWDDLEQAFDKEETITGKISGKVKGGFTVDIKDVRAFLPGSLVDVRPVRDPVYLEGKDLEFKIIKLDRKRNNVVVSRRAVVETEFSEEREKLLERLTEGAVVKGTVKNLTDYGAFVDLGGIDGLLHITDMAWKRVRHPSEVVNVGDELDVRVLKYDRERNRVSLGLKQLGDDPWVAIARRYPVGSRLFGKVSNVTDYGCFVEIEPGVEGLVHVSEMDWTNKNVNPAKVVQVGDETEVMVLDVDEERRRISLGIKQTRSNPWEAFAAMHKKGDKVSGQIKSITDFGIFIGLDGGIDGLVHLSDISWQASGEDLVRNFKKGDEIEAVVLAVDPERERISLGIKQMEQDPFGQFMATNPRGTIVNGTVKEVDAKGAVIDLGEGVEGYLRANDIAKERIEDATQHLKVGDKVEAKFTGMDRKGRQLQLSIRAKDEEELSDAMAEYSSASGGTTKLGALLKEQLNKAD, from the coding sequence ATGACTGAAAGTTTTGCCGAACTGTTTGAACAGAGCCAACAGGCCATCTCCAAGCTGAAGCCGGGCGCGATCGTCACGGGTATCGTTGTGGAAATCCGCAACGACGTCGTCGTGATCAACGCTGGCCTGAAGAGCGAAGGCATCGTCCCGATCGAGCAGTTCAAGGACGAGAGCGGAGAGCTGGAAGTGCAGGTGGGCGACGAGGTGAAGGTTGCCCTCGACGCGCTGGAAGACGGTTTCGGCGAGACCAAGCTCTCCCGTGAGAAGGCCAAGCGTTCCATGGTTTGGGACGACCTCGAGCAGGCCTTCGACAAGGAAGAGACCATCACCGGCAAGATCTCCGGCAAGGTCAAGGGCGGTTTCACCGTCGACATCAAGGACGTCCGCGCATTCCTGCCGGGCTCGCTGGTCGACGTCCGTCCGGTCCGCGATCCGGTCTACCTGGAAGGCAAGGACCTCGAGTTCAAGATCATCAAGCTCGACCGCAAGCGCAACAACGTTGTGGTCAGCCGCCGCGCCGTCGTCGAGACCGAGTTCTCCGAGGAGCGCGAGAAGCTGCTTGAGCGCCTGACCGAAGGCGCAGTGGTCAAGGGTACGGTCAAGAACCTCACCGACTACGGCGCATTCGTGGACCTGGGCGGCATCGACGGCCTGCTGCACATCACCGACATGGCGTGGAAGCGCGTGCGTCATCCGTCCGAAGTCGTCAACGTTGGCGACGAGCTGGACGTCCGCGTGCTGAAGTACGACCGCGAGCGCAACCGCGTGTCGCTGGGCCTGAAGCAGCTGGGCGACGACCCGTGGGTCGCCATCGCCCGCCGCTACCCGGTCGGCAGCCGCCTGTTCGGCAAGGTCTCCAACGTCACCGATTACGGCTGCTTCGTCGAGATCGAGCCGGGCGTGGAAGGCCTGGTCCACGTGTCCGAAATGGACTGGACCAACAAGAACGTCAACCCGGCCAAGGTGGTGCAGGTCGGTGACGAGACCGAAGTGATGGTGCTGGACGTGGATGAAGAGCGTCGCCGCATCTCGCTGGGTATCAAGCAGACCCGCTCGAACCCGTGGGAAGCTTTCGCCGCCATGCACAAGAAGGGCGACAAGGTGTCCGGTCAGATCAAGTCGATCACCGACTTCGGCATCTTCATCGGCCTGGACGGCGGCATCGACGGTCTGGTCCACCTGTCCGACATCTCGTGGCAGGCCTCGGGTGAAGACCTCGTGCGCAACTTCAAGAAGGGCGACGAGATCGAAGCCGTGGTGCTGGCCGTGGATCCGGAGCGCGAGCGCATCTCCCTCGGCATCAAGCAGATGGAGCAGGATCCGTTCGGTCAGTTCATGGCCACCAACCCGCGCGGCACCATCGTCAATGGCACCGTGAAGGAAGTGGACGCCAAGGGCGCCGTGATCGACCTGGGCGAGGGCGTCGAGGGTTACCTCCGCGCCAACGACATCGCCAAGGAGCGCATCGAAGACGCTACGCAGCACCTGAAGGTGGGCGACAAGGTCGAAGCCAAGTTCACCGGCATGGACCGTAAGGGCCGCCAGCTGCAGCTGTCGATCCGCGCCAAGGACGAAGAAGAACTTAGCGATGCCATGGCTGAGTACTCGTCCGCTTCCGGCGGTACGACGAAGCTCGGTGCGCTGCTCAAAGAGCAGCTCAACAAGGCTGACTAA
- a CDS encoding integration host factor subunit beta has product MTKSELIEALARRQTHLAFADVELAVKSVIEQMSHALSNGERIEVRGFGSFALHYRPPRMGRNPKTGDAVALPGKHVPHFKPGKELRERVNLNLD; this is encoded by the coding sequence ATGACCAAATCCGAATTGATTGAGGCGCTGGCACGGCGTCAGACCCATCTCGCGTTCGCGGACGTGGAGTTGGCGGTCAAAAGCGTGATCGAACAGATGAGCCATGCTCTTTCCAATGGCGAGCGCATCGAGGTCCGCGGCTTCGGCAGCTTTGCGCTGCATTATCGTCCGCCGCGCATGGGACGTAATCCCAAGACGGGTGACGCAGTGGCTTTGCCGGGCAAGCATGTCCCGCACTTCAAGCCGGGCAAGGAACTGCGCGAACGCGTCAACTTGAATCTGGACTGA
- a CDS encoding LapA family protein, with protein MRLIVTLILLLFVAAGIVLGALNADLVGYDLGFAHFSLPKGAALLVALVIGWLLGGLTAWLGVSTRQQRLRRKAAAGKAGGKANTSPAGA; from the coding sequence ATGCGCCTGATCGTCACGCTGATTCTCCTGCTCTTTGTCGCCGCCGGTATCGTGCTCGGCGCGCTGAATGCCGACCTGGTCGGTTACGACCTGGGCTTCGCCCACTTCTCGCTGCCCAAGGGGGCGGCCCTGCTGGTGGCCCTGGTCATCGGCTGGCTGCTGGGCGGCCTTACAGCGTGGCTGGGCGTCAGTACCAGGCAACAACGCTTGCGCCGCAAGGCTGCCGCCGGGAAGGCGGGCGGCAAGGCCAATACCTCTCCGGCTGGTGCATGA
- the lapB gene encoding lipopolysaccharide assembly protein LapB, which produces MSALLYVLILLVPAAFASGWWTARRAGVRRSGAQVSELSSDYFRGLNYLLNEEQDKAIEVFLKLAEYNRDTVETHLALGNLFRRRGEVDRAIRLHQHLVSRPGLSDAMKTVALLELGEDYMRAGLLDRAETLFSDLVAMDAHAPSALRHLIAIYQHERDWHKAIEHARRLEAMTGEDEAGMIAQFYCELAEQSRQHGARQDAREYLRQAFACQADCVRAFMLTGRLYAEEGQHAEAAKAYEHAVEADIAFVPEILPPLLNSYARSQQMEHAEHFLRDILERYHGISPVLALTRLYQQRDGERTAIEFLTSQLRQRPSVRGLMALIDATMDKMEGEARENFLILRDLTKKLLEGQAMYRCSRCGFGAKAHHWQCPSCKSWSTIRPIHGVANE; this is translated from the coding sequence ATGAGCGCGCTTCTTTACGTACTCATCCTGTTGGTACCTGCAGCATTTGCCAGTGGCTGGTGGACCGCCCGCCGGGCAGGCGTTCGGCGTTCCGGTGCCCAGGTCAGTGAGCTCTCCTCGGATTACTTCCGCGGCCTGAACTACCTGCTCAACGAAGAGCAGGACAAGGCCATCGAGGTGTTCCTCAAGCTGGCCGAATACAACCGCGACACGGTCGAAACGCATCTGGCGCTGGGCAACCTGTTCCGCCGGCGCGGTGAAGTGGATCGCGCCATTCGCCTGCACCAGCATCTGGTATCGCGGCCGGGCCTGTCCGATGCCATGAAGACGGTTGCCTTGCTCGAGCTGGGCGAGGATTACATGCGTGCCGGCCTGCTTGATCGTGCCGAAACGCTGTTCTCTGATCTGGTGGCGATGGATGCGCACGCCCCGTCGGCGCTGCGTCATCTGATTGCGATCTACCAGCATGAGCGCGACTGGCACAAGGCGATCGAACATGCGCGCCGCCTTGAGGCGATGACGGGCGAGGATGAAGCCGGCATGATCGCGCAGTTCTATTGCGAGCTGGCCGAACAGTCACGTCAGCATGGTGCTCGTCAGGATGCCCGCGAGTACCTGCGCCAGGCCTTTGCGTGTCAGGCCGATTGCGTGCGCGCGTTCATGCTGACCGGACGCCTGTACGCGGAAGAGGGGCAGCACGCGGAAGCGGCCAAGGCCTACGAGCATGCCGTCGAGGCGGATATCGCCTTCGTTCCGGAGATTCTGCCACCCTTGCTCAACAGTTACGCGCGTTCGCAGCAGATGGAGCATGCCGAACATTTTCTCCGCGACATTCTTGAGCGCTATCACGGCATTTCGCCCGTGCTCGCCTTGACGCGCCTGTATCAGCAGCGTGACGGCGAGCGTACGGCGATTGAGTTCCTCACCTCGCAACTGCGCCAGCGTCCTTCGGTTCGCGGGTTGATGGCGCTGATCGACGCCACCATGGACAAGATGGAAGGCGAGGCGCGGGAGAACTTCCTGATCCTGCGCGATCTCACCAAGAAGCTGCTGGAAGGGCAGGCCATGTACCGCTGCAGCCGCTGCGGTTTCGGCGCCAAGGCGCATCACTGGCAGTGCCCCAGCTGCAAGAGCTGGAGCACCATTCGGCCGATCCATGGCGTGGCCAACGAATGA
- a CDS encoding MraY family glycosyltransferase, which yields MNFASLATGMVLAALVISWVVVRAAIAYAHRRGMLDQPGQRRSHTIPTPRGGGIGIVVAVLLTMPASLAVLPEAWPAVVVVAVAVGTVLVAAVGWWDDHSSLPVLPRFGIQMLSVGLIAIALAATGMAWWWVPVLVLAGGWSINLHNFMDGIDGLLAQQVIFVGVGLALLAQSAAQLALTVASACLAAAALGFWYFNRPRARIFMGDVGSGTMGLLIFALTALLWQVDWHLLWPALILSSSFVADATLTLFHRMVGGRRWYTAHREHLYQWMVRSGFTHATGGACYLVWNMLVAAPLAVLAWARPTWSVPVFFGTYLIATAVWIVMKRQCLRRVLSKGRHAAT from the coding sequence ATGAACTTTGCTTCGCTGGCGACAGGGATGGTGCTGGCCGCGTTGGTGATTTCCTGGGTGGTTGTCCGCGCCGCCATCGCCTACGCCCATCGGCGCGGCATGCTGGACCAGCCGGGCCAGCGCCGATCCCACACCATTCCCACGCCGCGTGGCGGCGGCATCGGCATTGTCGTTGCCGTGCTGCTGACCATGCCCGCCAGCCTGGCGGTGTTGCCCGAGGCTTGGCCCGCCGTGGTGGTCGTGGCCGTGGCGGTTGGAACGGTGTTGGTCGCTGCCGTGGGCTGGTGGGACGACCACTCCTCGCTGCCGGTGCTGCCCCGGTTTGGCATCCAGATGCTGTCGGTCGGCCTCATCGCCATCGCGCTGGCTGCCACCGGCATGGCCTGGTGGTGGGTGCCGGTGCTCGTGCTTGCCGGCGGCTGGAGCATCAACCTGCATAACTTCATGGATGGCATCGACGGCCTCCTGGCCCAGCAGGTGATCTTCGTGGGCGTGGGTCTGGCGCTGCTGGCGCAGTCGGCGGCCCAGCTGGCCCTGACCGTTGCTTCCGCGTGCCTGGCGGCCGCGGCGCTGGGCTTCTGGTATTTCAACCGGCCACGGGCACGCATTTTCATGGGGGACGTGGGCAGCGGCACCATGGGGCTGCTGATCTTTGCCCTCACCGCGCTGCTCTGGCAGGTGGACTGGCACCTGCTGTGGCCGGCCCTGATTCTCAGTTCATCTTTTGTAGCGGACGCTACCCTTACCCTGTTCCACCGTATGGTCGGTGGCCGCCGCTGGTACACTGCCCATCGCGAACATCTGTATCAATGGATGGTTCGCAGTGGTTTCACGCATGCCACGGGAGGGGCGTGCTATCTGGTCTGGAACATGCTGGTTGCGGCGCCGCTCGCCGTCCTTGCATGGGCCCGGCCGACGTGGTCCGTGCCGGTGTTTTTCGGCACGTACCTGATAGCGACCGCCGTTTGGATTGTCATGAAGCGCCAGTGTCTGCGGCGCGTATTGAGCAAGGGTCGACATGCCGCTACGTAA